From the Maioricimonas rarisocia genome, one window contains:
- a CDS encoding RidA family protein codes for MTPEEKALELGITFEKQEQGYLNLCIRTGNLLMTSGHVSDIKGKLGDGLTVEEGYAAARECAVKILQSVHSAHGTINGLKVIKLLGCVNSTLDFTDQHLVINGASDLLHELYGKEGDGYHARSALGFAALPTGVAVEVEAIFEII; via the coding sequence ATGACCCCCGAAGAAAAAGCACTCGAGCTCGGCATCACCTTCGAAAAGCAGGAGCAAGGTTACCTGAACCTGTGCATCCGGACCGGCAACCTGCTGATGACCTCCGGTCACGTCAGCGACATCAAAGGGAAGCTGGGAGATGGGCTGACGGTTGAAGAGGGTTACGCCGCCGCCCGCGAATGTGCCGTCAAGATCCTGCAGTCGGTTCACAGCGCGCACGGCACGATCAACGGGTTGAAGGTCATCAAGCTGCTCGGCTGCGTCAACTCGACGCTCGACTTCACCGATCAGCACCTGGTGATCAACGGAGCATCGGACCTGTTGCACGAGCTGTACGGCAAGGAGGGGGACGGCTATCACGCACGCAGTGCGCTGGGGTTCGCCGCCCTGCCGACCGGCGTGGCTGTCGAAGTCGAAGCCATCTTCGAGATCATCTGA
- a CDS encoding alpha/beta hydrolase — MELAEINLSGPVGNETRRVWYEPVAEPEAVPLCLFLDAELYLDRVEAANVIDQLRGVGRFKRHRCVFVSSGSSALRHRDYTCHAGYTRFLTECVVPEFGRSATSMHTLVGLSLSGLAAAFVALQHSAIFSTAICQSPSAWWEREWLRRHLPGAKRTAARFWISVGDGETESDVRHAPTNMYQGAPQLDSCRRLAESLRAIGADVRFNQFAGGHDTACWRAELPDALMWAGEI, encoded by the coding sequence ATGGAACTCGCCGAGATCAATCTGTCCGGGCCTGTTGGTAATGAGACGCGGCGTGTCTGGTATGAACCAGTTGCGGAACCCGAAGCCGTCCCGCTCTGCCTGTTTCTCGATGCCGAGCTGTACCTGGACCGGGTCGAAGCTGCGAACGTGATCGACCAGCTGCGGGGTGTCGGCCGGTTCAAACGACACCGCTGTGTGTTCGTTTCGTCGGGATCATCAGCGCTGCGTCATCGCGACTACACCTGTCATGCGGGCTACACCCGATTTCTGACGGAATGTGTGGTTCCCGAGTTTGGCCGCTCGGCTACCTCCATGCATACACTCGTCGGGCTGAGTCTGAGTGGGCTGGCTGCCGCGTTTGTCGCCCTGCAGCATTCCGCAATCTTCAGTACAGCGATCTGTCAGTCGCCATCGGCGTGGTGGGAGCGGGAGTGGCTGCGGCGACATCTGCCCGGCGCGAAGCGGACTGCGGCGAGGTTCTGGATCAGTGTGGGAGACGGGGAAACCGAGTCGGATGTCCGCCACGCGCCGACGAACATGTATCAAGGCGCGCCTCAGCTGGACTCGTGCCGGCGGCTTGCCGAATCGCTGCGCGCGATCGGTGCGGACGTCCGTTTCAATCAGTTTGCCGGCGGCCACGACACGGCGTGCTGGCGCGCGGAACTTCCTGATGCACTCATGTGGGCTGGAGAAATCTGA
- a CDS encoding REP-associated tyrosine transposase, protein MKHRHRRNYNDPGHAHELTFSCYQGFQFLKAERTCCWLAAAIRDARQELGFDVWAYVFMPEHVHLLVQPREDVYDIAEIRKAIKSPVAMKAIAYIEEHLPEWLPRITRRRGRKCERLFWQSGGGYDRNIVKASTLSTVIDYIHANPVRRRLAERPWEWRWSSAAHFYGVGVSPLQPDPVPPDWTA, encoded by the coding sequence ATGAAGCATCGTCACCGCAGAAACTACAATGATCCCGGCCATGCCCACGAATTGACGTTCAGTTGCTATCAGGGATTCCAGTTCCTGAAGGCGGAACGCACATGCTGCTGGCTCGCGGCCGCCATCAGGGATGCTCGCCAAGAACTGGGATTCGATGTGTGGGCGTACGTGTTCATGCCGGAGCACGTCCATCTGCTCGTGCAGCCGCGTGAGGACGTCTACGACATCGCCGAAATCCGCAAAGCAATCAAGAGTCCAGTTGCGATGAAGGCGATCGCCTACATCGAGGAGCATCTGCCTGAGTGGCTGCCCAGAATCACTCGACGCCGCGGCCGTAAATGCGAACGCCTCTTCTGGCAGTCCGGAGGGGGATACGATCGCAATATTGTTAAAGCGTCGACGCTCTCAACGGTGATTGACTACATCCATGCGAATCCCGTACGACGGCGACTGGCGGAGCGCCCCTGGGAATGGAGGTGGTCAAGTGCGGCTCACTTCTACGGTGTGGGTGTCTCGCCGCTGCAACCTGATCCGGTCCCACCTGACTGGACAGCCTGA
- a CDS encoding PIG-L deacetylase family protein: MKLPRLLFDAALILTCCVVLRLDSAAPTVPIEERPAPSAEAGPQDAAQPVRLAQAVASETVDDGKLRIIVFGAHPDDAEYKNGGTAAKWAAQGHHVKLVSVTNGDIGHWAMAGGALAQRRTAESKEAARRLGCESEVLDIHDGELLPTLENRKKIVRLIRDWKADIVIAHRPWDYHPDHRYVGVLVQDAAFMVTVPYFCPDTPHLKQNPVFLYSSDRFQKPYPFRPDVVVSVDDVLDQKIDALTALVSQAFEGGAGGSEEHLASVPPESSPELRREWLKQRWQRRQGGVADRYRDVLLEIYGEEAGKQVEYAEAFELCEYGRRPSIAELRKMFPR; encoded by the coding sequence ATGAAGCTGCCCCGCCTGCTGTTCGATGCTGCTCTGATTCTCACCTGTTGTGTCGTGCTGCGACTCGACTCGGCCGCTCCCACAGTGCCGATTGAGGAGCGACCGGCCCCGAGTGCCGAGGCCGGCCCGCAGGACGCTGCACAGCCTGTGCGTCTGGCACAGGCCGTGGCGTCCGAAACGGTCGACGACGGCAAGCTGCGGATCATCGTTTTCGGGGCTCATCCGGACGACGCCGAGTACAAGAACGGCGGCACGGCGGCCAAGTGGGCCGCCCAGGGGCATCACGTCAAACTGGTCTCGGTCACGAATGGTGACATCGGTCACTGGGCGATGGCGGGCGGGGCGCTGGCGCAGCGACGGACGGCCGAGTCGAAGGAAGCGGCCCGGCGGCTGGGATGCGAGTCGGAGGTGCTCGACATCCACGACGGCGAACTGCTGCCGACGCTGGAGAACCGCAAGAAGATCGTGCGGCTGATCCGCGACTGGAAGGCGGACATCGTCATTGCCCATCGCCCGTGGGACTACCATCCCGATCATCGCTACGTGGGCGTGCTGGTGCAGGATGCGGCCTTCATGGTGACTGTCCCCTACTTCTGTCCCGACACGCCGCACCTGAAGCAGAATCCGGTCTTCCTGTATTCGAGTGACCGGTTCCAGAAGCCGTACCCGTTCCGTCCGGACGTGGTCGTGAGCGTCGATGACGTACTCGACCAGAAGATCGACGCGCTGACGGCACTGGTCTCGCAGGCGTTCGAAGGAGGAGCCGGCGGAAGCGAAGAACATCTTGCCAGCGTGCCTCCCGAGAGCAGCCCGGAGCTGCGCCGCGAATGGCTCAAGCAGCGATGGCAGCGTCGTCAGGGGGGCGTGGCGGATCGTTATCGGGATGTGCTGCTGGAGATCTACGGCGAAGAGGCGGGCAAGCAGGTGGAGTACGCCGAGGCGTTCGAGCTGTGCGAGTACGGTCGCCGTCCGAGCATTGCGGAGCTGCGAAAGATGTTTCCGCGGTGA
- a CDS encoding OmpP1/FadL family transporter translates to MGRLLCAAMSFVAALALPAVANAQGFLVPGIGPVNQSMGGAATAAPLDGVSAMYYNPATITALPSSRFDIALEVLSNRNELASSVPGLAGSTGSKAGMAALPAIGAVWQDQESPFTYGIGLFGTGGFLVNFPASPTNPLTAPPPLGMGNLYAELTILQVAPTLAFKVTDNLSFGVSPTFNVATARADPFPFVAPNTDGRYPRGTANRNRWGGGIQAGVYYETDMGLHLGAAVKSPQWFETFEANSTDALGLPRPVTLDFEYPMIVNLGAAYSGLEDFLFAVDVRWVDYESTPTFGDPARFNPDGSIAGLGWKSTWVVATGVQYQATDRLAVRAGYSWNQNPISDNRAFFSALAPAVYQHIFSLGLSYNLTDCVILSAAWVHAFENSVSGPLYAPGPLPGTNVKLSQEVDGGLFGISVLF, encoded by the coding sequence ATGGGACGCCTTCTCTGCGCAGCGATGTCCTTCGTTGCAGCGTTGGCCTTGCCTGCCGTCGCCAACGCACAAGGTTTTCTGGTTCCCGGAATCGGACCGGTCAACCAGTCGATGGGGGGCGCAGCGACCGCGGCTCCGCTCGATGGCGTGAGCGCCATGTACTACAACCCGGCGACGATCACGGCGCTGCCTTCGTCGCGGTTCGATATTGCGCTGGAGGTGCTCAGCAATCGCAACGAACTCGCTTCGTCGGTGCCGGGCCTGGCTGGATCGACCGGCAGCAAAGCCGGGATGGCGGCCCTGCCGGCAATCGGTGCCGTGTGGCAGGATCAGGAATCTCCCTTCACTTACGGGATCGGCCTGTTCGGGACCGGCGGGTTTCTGGTGAACTTCCCGGCCAGCCCGACGAATCCGCTCACGGCTCCTCCGCCGCTGGGGATGGGGAACCTGTACGCCGAGCTGACGATCCTGCAGGTCGCTCCGACGCTGGCCTTCAAGGTGACCGACAACCTTTCGTTCGGAGTCTCGCCGACATTCAACGTCGCGACGGCTCGCGCCGATCCGTTTCCGTTCGTCGCTCCCAATACCGACGGTCGTTACCCGCGTGGGACGGCCAACCGGAATCGCTGGGGAGGCGGCATCCAGGCCGGCGTCTACTACGAGACCGACATGGGGCTGCACCTTGGTGCCGCCGTGAAGAGTCCGCAGTGGTTCGAAACCTTCGAAGCGAATTCGACCGATGCACTGGGGCTGCCCCGGCCGGTGACCCTCGACTTCGAATACCCGATGATCGTCAATCTCGGTGCCGCCTACAGCGGACTGGAAGACTTTCTTTTCGCGGTCGATGTCCGCTGGGTCGATTACGAGTCGACGCCGACGTTCGGTGACCCGGCCCGCTTCAATCCGGACGGTTCGATCGCTGGCCTGGGCTGGAAAAGCACCTGGGTGGTTGCGACTGGTGTGCAGTATCAGGCGACCGACCGGCTGGCGGTTCGTGCCGGCTACTCGTGGAACCAGAACCCCATCTCCGACAACCGGGCGTTCTTCAGTGCTCTGGCACCGGCCGTCTATCAGCACATCTTCAGCCTCGGTCTGTCCTACAACCTGACGGACTGTGTCATTCTCTCGGCAGCGTGGGTGCATGCCTTTGAGAACTCGGTCTCCGGACCGTTGTATGCTCCGGGACCACTGCCGGGGACGAACGTAAAGCTGAGCCAGGAAGTGGATGGCGGCCTGTTCGGGATCAGTGTCCTGTTCTGA
- a CDS encoding potassium/proton antiporter, whose translation MFLIDRILFVAGLLLLLSILSSKFSTRVGVPVLVLFLALGMLAGSEGIGGIAFENYGLAHAIGTAALALILFDGGLRTPFASVRLAWRPSASLATLGVLITSLITGLAAAVLLDLPWLHGMLLGSIVGSTDAAAIFAVLRSGGISLSRRLASILEIESGSNDPMAIFLTVGLIELVLGQANFGAGLLVLFLQQMLIGAVVGLAVGKLATLCVNHINLASAGLYPILATAAGLLAYGSAASLGGSGFLSVYLAGMLIGNSRIVLKRGIFLFHDGLAWLGQIAMFVMLGLLSFPSQLFEVAVPALGVATVLILVARPAAVFASLLPFRMPTREVTFVAWGGLKGAVPITLATFPLLLGVEGAMMMFNVVFFVVVVSALVQGWSLPACARWLGLERPPASEPPVSLEISSLRHVEGDIVDYFVGLDSRAAHRSVRDLPLPDDVVIAMITRGQHIVMPRGHTIIEPGDHVIVVLTPQNRHFVDRVFAPHLPGQSEDMPLESEFPLRGSVTMKTIRDLYCPDLDIPIEWTIDETIRRRLNSDPISLGSTLRTKDLAFHVREMDRDGRITRVGMVVCPRSSEKSPPDSSQSSESTPDSADAGPMAASAATTTSTPDESASTETETEARHESSPHRTPDASGND comes from the coding sequence ATGTTTCTGATCGACAGAATTCTGTTCGTCGCCGGCCTGCTCCTGCTGCTGAGCATTCTGTCGAGCAAGTTCTCAACGCGTGTTGGCGTACCGGTTCTCGTCCTGTTCCTCGCGCTGGGAATGCTCGCCGGATCGGAAGGAATCGGCGGCATTGCCTTCGAGAATTACGGGCTGGCGCACGCCATCGGTACGGCAGCCCTGGCCCTGATCCTGTTTGACGGCGGTCTGCGCACTCCGTTCGCCTCGGTCCGCCTCGCCTGGCGGCCGTCCGCCTCTCTGGCCACGCTGGGCGTCCTGATCACATCACTGATCACCGGGCTGGCCGCCGCCGTTCTGCTCGATCTCCCCTGGCTGCATGGCATGCTTCTGGGGAGCATCGTCGGCTCGACCGATGCCGCCGCCATCTTCGCCGTACTTCGCTCCGGGGGGATCTCCCTCTCCCGCCGCCTGGCTTCGATTCTGGAGATCGAGAGCGGCTCCAACGATCCGATGGCCATCTTCCTGACGGTTGGACTGATCGAGTTGGTCCTGGGACAGGCGAACTTCGGTGCCGGGCTGCTGGTGCTGTTTCTGCAGCAGATGCTCATCGGAGCCGTCGTCGGCCTGGCGGTCGGAAAGCTGGCAACGCTCTGCGTGAACCACATCAATCTCGCCTCGGCCGGGCTGTACCCGATCCTCGCCACGGCGGCCGGGCTGCTCGCCTACGGGTCGGCAGCATCACTGGGGGGAAGCGGCTTTCTGTCGGTCTATCTGGCCGGCATGCTGATCGGCAACAGCCGCATCGTCCTCAAGCGGGGCATCTTTCTGTTTCACGACGGACTCGCCTGGCTGGGACAGATCGCCATGTTCGTCATGCTGGGACTGCTCAGCTTCCCCAGCCAGCTTTTCGAGGTTGCTGTGCCCGCCCTGGGTGTCGCCACCGTGCTGATTCTCGTCGCCCGTCCCGCGGCCGTCTTTGCATCTCTGCTGCCGTTTCGCATGCCCACGCGAGAAGTCACTTTTGTCGCCTGGGGCGGCCTGAAGGGAGCGGTCCCGATTACCCTGGCGACGTTCCCCCTCCTGCTCGGCGTCGAGGGGGCGATGATGATGTTTAATGTCGTGTTCTTCGTAGTCGTGGTTTCGGCGCTCGTGCAGGGATGGTCTCTCCCCGCCTGCGCCCGCTGGCTGGGGCTGGAGCGGCCCCCCGCGTCAGAGCCGCCGGTCTCGCTCGAGATCAGTTCGCTGCGGCACGTCGAAGGAGACATCGTCGACTACTTCGTCGGTCTCGACTCGCGGGCCGCGCACCGATCCGTGCGCGATCTGCCCCTTCCGGACGACGTCGTCATCGCCATGATCACCCGTGGTCAGCACATCGTCATGCCGCGGGGACACACGATCATCGAGCCGGGCGACCACGTCATCGTTGTGCTCACGCCCCAGAACCGCCACTTCGTCGATCGCGTGTTCGCCCCGCATCTGCCAGGCCAGTCGGAGGACATGCCGCTCGAATCCGAGTTCCCGCTTCGGGGCAGCGTGACGATGAAGACCATCCGGGATCTCTACTGTCCCGATCTCGACATTCCCATCGAGTGGACCATCGACGAGACGATCCGCCGTCGTTTAAACTCGGATCCCATCAGTCTCGGCAGCACGCTTCGCACGAAGGATCTGGCGTTTCACGTCCGGGAAATGGATCGGGACGGACGGATCACACGTGTCGGCATGGTCGTCTGCCCGCGCAGCAGCGAAAAGTCTCCGCCGGATTCGAGCCAGTCGTCCGAGTCCACCCCCGACTCAGCCGACGCCGGGCCGATGGCCGCGTCCGCTGCGACGACAACCTCAACGCCCGACGAATCTGCTTCAACGGAAACCGAAACAGAGGCGCGGCACGAGTCCTCCCCGCACCGCACCCCGGATGCATCTGGCAACGACTGA
- a CDS encoding M56 family metallopeptidase, giving the protein MLTVAMLHLMQVTVLVVFVAGLLRLTARNRPHLAYVLWLVVLLKCVLPPVWSSPSSVWNWLPLPTVMQGERALSQKEEQPGGVRYFAAPVVGRAATEMDQSVPAAALASRDAGGSSLLTFLPGSWLIVWGIGTCCWLVVTCIRVRRCRRQIHQGLQEPPEELVQLMSCLRQRLGVRQQVRLLVTEAAIGPAVMGWFRPVLVLPATVVNGRSAHELEPLVAHELIHIRRGDLWSGLLQAVAGAVWWFHPLVAYAGRCLSRETERCCDEQVIAELGCDPARYARCLLDVLERKRELSAVPVVPGLRPIDVTRDRMERIMNLGYGSRKRTPVWCWLVMALVGLIALPGEADDKPATKVEQAVKDDDTKTNEWGDLVFGTGVNSDAGVTGEIQVESSWEEIGRRRKEPGLSDEGQGNESDDDSLMTVRVYRVADLVVPQPGWKMKHLGGQPGDVHQNGAKLMAQLARAVAPDTWHAAEGDARLAFDDKNLTLVVRQTPSNHDALAQYLMSLRDQFCQVTIRSRIGAVPKEDVEKLLGSAKEQHVVKRRDVAAVSQLLQRLSRTAAPSSAAITLMDGQGAMLPAAPFGGRPYLMLTMVADVAKDRRTINMAVAVTAAPLANDPVETLLRSRRVTVPNGGAVILDITNDAARILPIDERLLLILTPQIIVPEEEIHVSEEVEDLLGHP; this is encoded by the coding sequence ATGCTGACCGTCGCGATGCTCCACCTGATGCAGGTCACGGTTCTCGTGGTTTTCGTTGCCGGTCTGCTCCGGCTGACGGCCCGCAACCGGCCTCATCTGGCGTACGTTCTCTGGCTGGTCGTTCTGCTCAAATGCGTCTTGCCGCCGGTCTGGTCCAGTCCCTCATCCGTCTGGAACTGGTTGCCGCTGCCAACCGTGATGCAGGGGGAGCGCGCACTATCCCAGAAGGAAGAACAGCCCGGTGGCGTCCGGTACTTTGCTGCACCCGTTGTCGGGCGCGCGGCAACAGAGATGGATCAGTCGGTTCCAGCAGCCGCGTTGGCATCGCGCGACGCGGGAGGAAGCAGCCTACTCACGTTTCTTCCCGGTTCGTGGCTCATCGTGTGGGGCATCGGAACGTGCTGCTGGCTGGTTGTGACATGCATCCGCGTCCGGCGTTGCCGACGGCAGATCCACCAGGGGCTGCAGGAACCGCCCGAGGAACTGGTCCAACTGATGTCATGCCTGCGGCAGCGTCTTGGCGTGCGGCAACAGGTTCGCCTGCTGGTGACGGAGGCGGCGATCGGGCCGGCCGTGATGGGATGGTTCCGGCCGGTGCTGGTCCTGCCTGCGACTGTCGTGAACGGCAGATCGGCGCACGAACTGGAGCCGCTCGTCGCTCACGAATTGATTCACATTCGCCGCGGCGATCTGTGGAGCGGGCTGCTGCAGGCGGTTGCCGGGGCGGTCTGGTGGTTTCATCCGCTGGTGGCTTACGCCGGCCGATGCCTGTCGCGGGAAACGGAACGATGCTGTGACGAGCAGGTCATTGCGGAGCTGGGCTGCGATCCGGCCCGCTACGCCCGCTGTCTGCTCGATGTGCTGGAACGAAAGCGTGAACTCTCGGCCGTTCCGGTCGTCCCCGGTCTGCGGCCAATCGATGTCACCCGTGATCGAATGGAGCGAATCATGAATCTGGGATATGGAAGTCGAAAGCGGACGCCGGTCTGGTGCTGGCTTGTGATGGCGTTGGTGGGCCTGATCGCACTGCCGGGCGAAGCCGATGATAAGCCGGCCACCAAAGTCGAACAGGCTGTCAAAGACGACGACACGAAGACCAATGAGTGGGGCGATCTGGTGTTCGGTACTGGCGTTAACAGTGACGCCGGCGTGACGGGCGAGATACAGGTGGAGTCCAGTTGGGAAGAGATCGGCCGTCGCCGGAAAGAGCCAGGACTTTCGGATGAGGGGCAGGGGAACGAGTCGGACGATGATTCACTGATGACCGTGAGGGTGTATCGCGTCGCAGATCTGGTCGTGCCGCAGCCGGGATGGAAGATGAAGCACCTTGGCGGTCAGCCCGGCGACGTCCATCAGAATGGTGCGAAGCTGATGGCACAGCTGGCGAGGGCGGTGGCTCCGGATACCTGGCACGCGGCGGAGGGAGACGCACGACTGGCCTTCGACGACAAGAACCTGACGCTGGTGGTGCGGCAAACACCCTCCAATCACGATGCACTCGCGCAATACCTGATGTCGCTGCGGGATCAGTTCTGCCAGGTGACGATCCGCTCCCGGATTGGGGCTGTCCCCAAGGAAGATGTGGAGAAGCTTCTGGGCAGTGCGAAAGAACAGCACGTGGTCAAGAGGCGGGACGTCGCAGCTGTAAGCCAGTTGCTTCAGAGATTGTCCCGGACCGCAGCCCCCTCATCGGCGGCCATAACGCTGATGGACGGTCAGGGGGCAATGCTGCCGGCTGCGCCCTTTGGTGGCCGTCCGTACCTCATGCTCACGATGGTGGCCGACGTTGCCAAAGATCGCAGGACGATCAACATGGCGGTCGCGGTCACGGCCGCCCCCCTCGCCAACGATCCCGTGGAGACGCTGCTGCGGAGTCGTCGGGTGACAGTTCCGAACGGCGGGGCGGTGATTCTGGATATCACCAATGACGCTGCCCGGATCCTGCCCATCGACGAGCGATTGCTGCTGATCCTCACGCCGCAGATCATCGTCCCGGAAGAGGAAATCCACGTTTCGGAAGAGGTCGAGGATCTACTCGGGCATCCGTGA
- a CDS encoding BlaI/MecI/CopY family transcriptional regulator, protein MAPDRSPLSRGELDVARLLWGLKSATVREVHAALPDDRPLDFSTVQTYLRRLEAKGYVTSVLEGRTRVYRPRIRPKTVIRETVDDLVERLFGGEPLPLMRHLIEDRGLSDEEIAELRQLLNEREDS, encoded by the coding sequence GTGGCACCCGATCGCTCTCCCCTCTCCCGTGGTGAACTGGATGTCGCCCGCCTGCTGTGGGGACTGAAGTCCGCCACCGTTCGCGAAGTGCATGCCGCTCTCCCCGACGATCGCCCCCTCGACTTCTCCACCGTGCAGACCTATCTGCGGCGGCTTGAAGCGAAGGGATACGTGACGTCGGTGCTCGAAGGTCGGACCCGCGTCTACCGTCCCCGCATTCGCCCGAAGACCGTCATCCGCGAAACCGTCGACGACCTGGTGGAACGGCTGTTCGGCGGAGAACCGCTGCCACTCATGCGGCACCTCATCGAGGACCGCGGGTTGAGTGACGAGGAAATCGCCGAGTTGCGGCAGCTGCTCAATGAGCGTGAGGATTCCTGA
- a CDS encoding ATP-binding cassette domain-containing protein: protein MDYLSFHCDYTYTTGFRLDARFSAGAGVTALFGASGSGKSTVLALIAGLLRPTHGVISLGDRTLTETSARLHLPPEDRRVGLLFQNHCLLPHLTVRGNLEYGMKRRSSGRFRFDEIVGILELGDVLTRQPHELSGGQKQRVALGRALLSGPELLMLDEPFSGLDEPLQDRILEYLRRVLSEYRVPTLLVTHTPAHVHQLAGHVIHLDAGRVIATGSPAEVLGARS from the coding sequence ATGGATTACCTTTCGTTTCACTGCGACTACACCTACACGACCGGCTTCCGGCTGGATGCGCGCTTTTCGGCAGGGGCCGGCGTGACGGCCCTGTTCGGTGCCTCGGGGAGTGGCAAGTCGACCGTCCTGGCGCTGATTGCAGGATTGCTGCGACCGACGCACGGAGTGATTTCACTCGGAGACCGGACACTGACGGAGACGTCCGCCCGGCTGCATCTTCCCCCCGAAGACCGCCGCGTCGGCCTGTTGTTTCAGAATCACTGTCTGCTGCCGCACCTGACTGTTCGCGGCAACCTCGAATACGGGATGAAGCGGCGATCGTCGGGACGGTTTCGCTTCGACGAGATCGTCGGCATTCTCGAACTGGGTGATGTGCTGACGCGGCAGCCGCACGAACTCAGCGGCGGGCAGAAGCAGCGGGTCGCCCTCGGCCGCGCGCTCCTGAGCGGCCCCGAACTGCTGATGCTCGACGAGCCGTTCTCGGGCCTTGATGAGCCGCTGCAGGACCGCATTCTCGAATACCTGCGGCGGGTGCTGTCGGAGTACCGGGTGCCAACGCTGCTGGTGACGCATACGCCGGCCCACGTGCATCAACTCGCCGGTCACGTGATTCACCTCGATGCCGGCCGGGTGATCGCGACGGGATCACCGGCGGAGGTGCTGGGGGCAAGGTCCTGA
- the modB gene encoding molybdate ABC transporter permease subunit, protein MLTPQELDAIRLSVVVGATAVAGSLPFGIALGWLLARYAFPGKAIVETLLNLPLVLPPVVTGYLLLVTLGRQGWLGSLLDRAFGIRLVFDWKGAAVAAAVVSFPLMVRAIRLAFAAIDHQLEQAARTLGASRIDAFLTVSLPLARPGIIAGCVLAFARSMGEFGATIMIAGNIAGVTQTIPLYIYDQLSVPGGLEASRRIVIVSVVIAAAALLVGEYLDRRGRSRLRAD, encoded by the coding sequence ATGCTCACCCCCCAGGAACTGGACGCGATCCGGTTGAGCGTCGTGGTCGGAGCGACGGCCGTGGCCGGGAGTCTTCCGTTCGGAATCGCCCTGGGGTGGCTGCTGGCGCGATACGCGTTCCCTGGCAAGGCAATTGTCGAGACACTGCTTAACCTGCCCCTCGTCCTGCCGCCGGTCGTGACGGGCTACCTGCTGCTGGTGACGCTGGGCCGACAGGGATGGCTCGGCAGTCTGCTCGACCGGGCATTTGGTATCCGACTGGTGTTTGACTGGAAAGGGGCGGCGGTCGCCGCAGCGGTGGTTTCGTTTCCACTGATGGTCCGGGCCATCCGACTGGCCTTTGCAGCGATCGATCATCAGCTCGAACAGGCGGCCCGTACGCTGGGCGCCAGTCGCATCGACGCGTTTCTGACTGTCTCGCTGCCCCTGGCCCGGCCGGGCATTATTGCCGGCTGCGTGCTCGCTTTCGCACGCAGCATGGGGGAGTTCGGCGCGACAATCATGATTGCCGGCAACATCGCCGGGGTCACGCAGACCATTCCGCTCTACATCTACGATCAGCTGAGTGTGCCGGGCGGCCTCGAAGCATCGCGGCGGATTGTGATCGTCTCGGTCGTCATCGCGGCGGCGGCACTGCTGGTGGGGGAATACCTGGACCGGCGCGGCCGCTCCCGGTTGAGGGCGGACTGA
- the modA gene encoding molybdate ABC transporter substrate-binding protein, producing MKPQAWLTFLTVLVPALALSGCEKEDASSSGDVTILAAASTFNAVQEIAVQFRHEHGIDVQVSSGPSNGLARQIQAGAPADIFVSASPDWADAVADDGLEDDRRSLLSNSLVLVVPPGNPAGVTDPPDLVGPRVSHVALAGTSVPAGVYAEVALRDAGCFEQLEHAGRIVRGHDVRHTLNYVARGEVDAGVVYATDARIAPHVVAVYEFPAEVSEEIGYPFVLLKSAADREPARRFWEYLQTEAALEVFRRHGFRVLDETGPAVSGALTGDRKASADEIELSASPIAP from the coding sequence GTGAAGCCGCAGGCGTGGTTGACCTTTCTGACAGTACTGGTGCCTGCATTGGCATTGTCCGGATGCGAGAAGGAAGACGCATCTTCGTCGGGAGACGTCACGATTCTCGCCGCCGCCAGTACGTTCAATGCCGTGCAGGAGATTGCCGTCCAGTTCCGTCACGAACATGGAATCGACGTGCAGGTGAGCAGCGGACCGTCAAACGGGCTGGCCCGTCAGATCCAGGCAGGGGCACCGGCGGACATCTTCGTTTCGGCGAGCCCGGACTGGGCCGATGCCGTGGCCGATGACGGACTCGAGGACGATCGGCGGTCTCTGCTCTCGAACTCGCTCGTGTTGGTCGTTCCTCCTGGAAACCCGGCGGGCGTCACCGATCCACCAGATCTCGTCGGTCCCCGCGTCAGCCATGTTGCACTTGCCGGAACGAGTGTGCCGGCTGGCGTCTACGCCGAAGTCGCTCTCCGCGACGCCGGGTGTTTCGAGCAACTCGAGCACGCAGGCCGCATTGTTCGGGGTCACGACGTGCGGCACACACTCAATTACGTGGCGCGGGGTGAGGTGGACGCGGGCGTGGTGTACGCGACCGACGCCCGCATCGCGCCACACGTTGTGGCCGTCTACGAGTTTCCAGCAGAAGTGTCCGAGGAAATCGGCTATCCGTTTGTGCTGCTGAAGTCGGCCGCCGATCGGGAACCGGCCCGCCGCTTCTGGGAATACCTGCAGACCGAGGCGGCTCTGGAGGTCTTCCGCCGTCACGGCTTCAGAGTGCTTGACGAAACAGGCCCGGCGGTTTCCGGCGCGCTGACCGGCGATCGCAAGGCGTCTGCAGACGAAATCGAACTTTCTGCCAGCCCGATTGCCCCTTGA